One region of Primulina tabacum isolate GXHZ01 chromosome 17, ASM2559414v2, whole genome shotgun sequence genomic DNA includes:
- the LOC142531110 gene encoding protein LIFEGUARD 2-like, producing the protein MWKDDIESASRPLYPMMLESPELRWSFIRKIYGIVSIQLLLTIVVGSVVVSVHPISHFFATTRVGLAIYIVLIIAPFIVLCPLHSYYKRHPLNYFLLGLFTVTLAFPVGLTCAYTSGKVILEAVILTAVVVISLTLYTFWAARRGQDFNFLGPFLFGAIIVLLLFSVIQIFFPLGKISVMIYGGLASIIFCGYIIYDTDNLIKRYKYDEYIWAAVALYLDVINLFLSLLNILRAADRQ; encoded by the exons ATGTGGAAAGACGACATTGAATCGGCCAGTCGGCCGCTGTATCCGATGATGTTGGAAAGCCCTGAGCTTCGGTGGTCGTTTATCCGCAAAATATACGGAATTGTCAGTATTCAGTTACTCCTCACGATCGTTGTGGGCTCTGTTGTTGTCAGTGTGCACCCAATATCTCATTTCTTTGCAACCACTAGGGTTGGTTTGGCAATTTATATAGTTCTCATCATCGCCCCTTTTATTG TTTTGTGCCCTTTGCATAGCTATTATAAGAGGCATCCTCTGAACTACTTCCTACTTGGGTTGTTCACGGTGACTCTTGCATTTCCGGTGGGGTTGACTTGTGCCTACACCAGCG GGAAAGTTATTTTGGAAGCAGTTATTTTAACAGCGGTTGTGGTTATCAGTCTTACTTTGTACACATTCTGGGCTGCAAGGAGGGGTCAAGATTTCAACTTCCTAGGACCTTTTCTGTTCGGTGCTATTATTGTACTTTTGCTGTTTTCAGTTATTCAG ATTTTCTTCCCTCTGGGTAAGATAAGCGTGATGATCTATGGTGGCCTGGCATCTATCATCTTCTGTGGTTACATAATTTATGACACTGATAATCTGATCAAACGATATAAATATGATGAGTACATCTGGGCGGCTGTTGCACTCTATCTAGATGTCATAAACCTCTTTCTATCTTTGTTGAACATTCTCAGAGCCGCAGATAGGCAGTAA